GACGGGTGGGCGCTGAGCTGCGCCATGAGGTCGGCCTCGGCGCGGAACATGGCGCGGAGGCGCTCGGTCACGATCTCCGCGAGCATCACCTTCACGGCGACCTGGCGGCGCGGCATGTCCTGCTCGTAGAGGAACACGTCGGCGAAGCCCCCGGAACCGAGGACCGTCACGTACGTGAACCCCGGCAGCACCGGCGGGGAGGACGGCAGGCGTCTGGCCATGGCCCCCTCTTCGGGTCGGGACCGACGGCAGGGGCTGTTGCGGGCGGCGGATGGATCTCTCGCTGTGAGACGAGTCTAGGTCGCCGATCCGCGCGGGTACACGGGTCTGCGGCCTCAGGACGCCCCCTCTTCGGGAGCGCCCGTCATCCTCGTCCCGCTAGTCGCGCGGCGGGAGGTCGCGCGCGGGCTGGCCGATGTAGAGCTGCTGCGGACGGCCGATCTTCGTCGACCGGTCCTCGTTCATCTCGCGCCAGTGCGCGATCCAGCCCGGCAGGCGCCCGATGGTGAACAGGGCGGTGAACATGCGCGTGGGGAAGCCCATCGCCTTGTAGATCACGCCCGTGTAGAAGTCCACGTTGGGGTAGAGCTTCCGCTCGATGAAGTAGTCGTCGGCGAGCGCGACCGCCTCGAGCTCCTTGGCGATGTCGAGCAGCGGGTCCTGGATCCCGAGGGCCTCGAGCACCTCGTCGGCGCTCTCCTTCACGAGGCGGGCGCGCGGGTCGAAGTTCTTGTAGACGCGGTGCCCGAAGCCCATGAGGCGGACGCCGTCCTCCTTGTTCTTCACGCGCTCGACGTAGCGGTCGACGCCCTCGCCGGAGTCGCGGATGCGGCCGAGCATCGCGAGCACGGCCTCGTTCGCGCCGCCGTGCAGCGGGCCGAAGAGCGCGCCGATGCCGGCCGAGACGGAGGAGAACATGTTCGCCTCGGTGGATCCGACGAGCCGCACGGTCGACGTCGACGCGTTCTGCTCGTGGTCCTCGTGCAGGATCAGCAGGCGCTCGAGCGCGCGGCTGACCACCGGGTCCACCTCGTACCGTTCCGCGTTGTTGCCGAAGTTCAGGCGCAGGAAGTTGTCGACGAAGCCCAGCGAGTTGTCCGGGTAGAGGAACGCCTGGCCGAGGCTCTTCTTGTGGGCGTACGCCGCGATGACCGGCAGCTTCGCCAGCAGGCGGAGGGTCGAGATCTCGACCTGCTCCGGGTCGTGGACGCTCAGCGAGTCCTCGTAGTAGGTGGAGAGCGCGGAGACCGCGCTCGAGAGCACCGACATGGGGTGCGCGTTGGTGGGCAGCGCGCGGAACAGGCCCTTGAAGTCCTCGTGCAGGAGCGTGTGGCGGCGGATGTCGTCCTCGAACCCGGCGAGCTCGTCGCTCGTGGGCAGCTCGCCGTGGATGAGGAGCCAGGCCACCTCGAGGTAGCTCGAGTGGCGCGCGAGCTGCTCGATGGGGTAGCCGCGGTAGCGGAGGATCCCCTGCTCGCCGTCGATGTACGTGATGGCCGAGCGGGTCGACGCGGTGTTGACGAAGCCGTTGTCGAGCGTCGTCAGCCCGGTCTTCTTCGTGAGCGCCGAGATGTCGATGCTGGACGCGCCCTCGACCGCGGGGAGGATGGGGAACTCCATCCGGCCGCCCGGGTACGTCAGGGTCGCCGTGGGCTTCTCGTCCGCCTTCGGCCGGTCGTCCGCCTGCTGCCCGCCATCGGTCACGGCGCCTCCTCGAGTCTGGGTGGATGGCCCGGAGGGGGATGCGCGCCGCGGGACGCTCGTGACGCCGTCGCGGCGTCGGGATCCGAGCCGACTACAGCCTAAAGGGCCGACCGGGACACTGTCGCCTCCGCCAGCATCCGTGCGCGTCCGTTGGAGGTCGTGCTACGCGGTCCGCCCGGTGGTCGCACCGGCGCGGAGCCGCGCCGCCGCCTGGGCGATCCGCTCGTCCGTGGCCGTGAGCGACAGGCGCACGTGCTCGGGCGACGCGTCCCCGTAGAACGGGCCGGGGCCCGCGAGGATCCCGAGGTCGGCGAGCTCGGCGATGCCCTCCCAGGCGCCCTGCCCGCGGGTCGCCCAGAGGTAGAGGCCGGCCTCGCTGCGGTCGATGCGCCAGCCGGCGTCCTCAAGCGCGGGACGCAGCACGTCGCGGCGCGCGCGGTAGAGCTCGCGCTGGACGCGCACGTGCGCGTCGTCGCCGAGCGCCACGGTCATGGCGTGCTGCAGCGGCGCGGGCGGGAGGAGCCCCGCGTGCTTGCGGACGCGGATGAGGCGGGCGATGAGCTCCCGGTCGCCCGCGACGAGCGCGGCCCGGTAGCCGGCGAGGTTCGACTGCTTGCTGAGCGAGTACAGCGCGAGGACGCCCGCGTGGTCGTCGCCGACGACGCGCGCGTCGAGGATCGAGGGCGTCGGCCCCAAGGCCCACTCCCCGTCCCAGCCGAGCTCGGCGTAGCACTCGTCGCTCGCGATGACGGCGCCGAGCTCGCGCGCGCGGGCGACCGCGGCGCGCAGCTCGTCGACGCCGAGGACCCGGCCGTCGGGGTTGCCGGGCGAGTTCAGCCAGACGAGGCGGGTGTGCGCGGGCCACTCGGCGGGATCGTCGGCGGGCACGCTCTCCGCGCCGGCGAGCGCCGCGCCGATCGCGTAGGTCGGGTAGGAGACGCGGGGGTGCACGACCGCGTCCCCCTCGCCGAGGCCGAGCATGAACGGCAGCCAGGCCACCATCTCCTTCGACCCGATGGTCGGCAGCACCTGGTCGGTGCCGAGCGTCGCGTTCCGCCGACGCGCGTGCCAGTCGACCATCGCCTGCCGGAGCTCCGGCGTGCCGACGGTGGTGGGGTACGCGTGCGCGTCCGTCGCCCAGGCGAGCGCGTCGCGGATGAGCGTGGGCGTCGGATCCACGGGCGACCCGATGCTGAGGTCGACGATGCCGTCGGGGTGGCGGCGCGCCCGCTCGGCGTACGG
This window of the Clavibacter sepedonicus genome carries:
- the dapC gene encoding succinyldiaminopimelate transaminase, with protein sequence MALGELPDYPWDQMAPYAERARRHPDGIVDLSIGSPVDPTPTLIRDALAWATDAHAYPTTVGTPELRQAMVDWHARRRNATLGTDQVLPTIGSKEMVAWLPFMLGLGEGDAVVHPRVSYPTYAIGAALAGAESVPADDPAEWPAHTRLVWLNSPGNPDGRVLGVDELRAAVARARELGAVIASDECYAELGWDGEWALGPTPSILDARVVGDDHAGVLALYSLSKQSNLAGYRAALVAGDRELIARLIRVRKHAGLLPPAPLQHAMTVALGDDAHVRVQRELYRARRDVLRPALEDAGWRIDRSEAGLYLWATRGQGAWEGIAELADLGILAGPGPFYGDASPEHVRLSLTATDERIAQAAARLRAGATTGRTA
- a CDS encoding citrate synthase, encoding MTDGGQQADDRPKADEKPTATLTYPGGRMEFPILPAVEGASSIDISALTKKTGLTTLDNGFVNTASTRSAITYIDGEQGILRYRGYPIEQLARHSSYLEVAWLLIHGELPTSDELAGFEDDIRRHTLLHEDFKGLFRALPTNAHPMSVLSSAVSALSTYYEDSLSVHDPEQVEISTLRLLAKLPVIAAYAHKKSLGQAFLYPDNSLGFVDNFLRLNFGNNAERYEVDPVVSRALERLLILHEDHEQNASTSTVRLVGSTEANMFSSVSAGIGALFGPLHGGANEAVLAMLGRIRDSGEGVDRYVERVKNKEDGVRLMGFGHRVYKNFDPRARLVKESADEVLEALGIQDPLLDIAKELEAVALADDYFIERKLYPNVDFYTGVIYKAMGFPTRMFTALFTIGRLPGWIAHWREMNEDRSTKIGRPQQLYIGQPARDLPPRD